The Helicobacter fennelliae nucleotide sequence TCAATATCTACGATCCATTTACAGGCACAGGCACTTTTATCACGCGACTTATCCAAAGTGGCTTGCTAGATTCTAATCTATCTTACAAATACAAAAACGAACTCTGGGCAAATGAGATCACTTTGCTAGGCTACTACATCGCTCAAATCAATATCACTGCCACAATGCACCAAAGAATGCAACACCTAGCAGAATCTACAAACTCTCATTCTGAAGAAGTGCGAAGCGCAACTGAAGAATCCATAAATCCAGAAAAAGATTCTAAAATGCGCAACCAGTCATTGCGAGCAAGGCAGAAGCTAAGCGCGGCAATCCAGAATCTAGACGCTGACAATATGGATTCTTCGCTTTCTACATTCCCTCAGAATGACAACAATATCAGCGATGATAGCGATGACAAAAACGACAAGAGAGCAAGTGATTTTATCTTGCTTGATAATCTTTTATTTACCGATACATTTAGCTCATATACGCCAGATTCTAGAGGATTTCGCGGAGAAGTCAAACAGCTCAATCTCCAAATCCCTGAATACCTTGCCAAAAACTATGCCAAAATCCAAGAGCTCAAGCAAGCGGAATTTAAAGTGATACTAAGCAACCCGCCATATTCAGCTGGGCAAAATAGCGCAAATGATGATAATAAAAACACCTCTTACCCAGCATTAGAAAAACGCATAGCAGACACTTACCAAGCAAAAAGCCTAGCCACAAAGTCTAAAAACACAAGCTATGACACTCTTAAAATGGCTATCCGTTACGCTACGGATAGGATAGAAAGCAAAGGCGTAGTCGCCTTTGTAACAAATGGTTCTTTTATTGACAGCAATAGCGATGATGGTTTGCGGGCGTGTTTGCAGAGCGAGTTTGATTATATTTATATCTTTAATCTTCGTGGAAACGCAAGACTACAAGGCGAAGCTAGACAAAAGGAAGGTGGTGGAGTTTTTGGCAGCGGCTCACGCACCCCTGTGGCGATTTCTATTTTAGTAAAATGCGACAAGCAATCATCGCAAAATTCTTGTCATACTGACTTGTCTTGTCATACTGAACGTAGCGAAGTATCCAAAAACAATGACAGAGATTCTTCGGTCGCTTCGCTCCCTCAGAATGACAACAGAGAAAAAACTCAAAATGACAATAAAAAAGCAAAAATTTATTATTACGACATAGGTGATTATTTAGACCGCCAAAGCAAGCTTAATATCATTTCAAATTTCAAATCCATCGAGGGCATAGAAAAGGCGGGCAAATTCACGCTGATTACGCCAAATAAAGATTATGATTGGATAAACCAAAGGGATTATTCTTATATGAAATTTATATCTATGGGAGATTCGAGCCACAAGCTCAAACCACTACCTAAAATCAACGGCAAAATTCAACTTGAAATTTTTGAAATTTTCTCACAAGGTGTTGTAACAGGCAAAGATGCTTGGGCGTTTAATTTTTCAAAGGAAAATTTAAGTAAAAATATCCAACTCTGTCTTAATACTTACAACAGCGAAAGAGAAAAATTAGCACAAAATCCAAATTACCAACTTTCAAGCGATTTAACAAAAGTTACTTGGGGCGGAAGTTTGCGAAAAAGGGTGCAAAGTAATTATGAACTTCAATTTAATGAAAGCAAAATTAAAGAATGTTTATATCGCCCTTTTAATAAAGAGTGGATTTATTATGACAATGGCTATAACCATAGCCATTATCAGCTGGATAAAATTTATCCAGCTGATAATTATACAAATTTAGTTATTTGCGTGAATGATAGAGGTGGCGGCGAATTTGGCTCGCTGATATTAAATCAAATTTGTGATTTACATTTATTTTCGCAAACACAATGTTTCCCGCTGTATTATTACGAAAAAATCGAGCCAGACCAAGCAAAGAATTTGTTTGACAAAAGTGAAGTAAATGGCAATGACACTTACCGCCGCAAAGACGCCATAAGAGACGAAGCCTTAAAAGAAGTGCAAAAAATTTATAAAGATGAGAGTATCACCAAAGAAGATATTTTTTATTATATTTACGCGCTACTCAATCACAAAACTTATAAAGAAAAATACAGAGATAATCTAAGCAAAATGTTGCCAAGATTGCCATTTATGCAGGATTTTAGGGGCTTTGAGAAAGCAGGTAGAGAGCTAGCAGAGCTTCATCTTAATTATGAAAGCTATGTGGCAGAATCTAGCGCGATTTTGACACTGCGAAGCGAGATAGATAATATCGAGCAAGCGCTCAAGGGCAGTTTATTTGAGAGAGATTCTCTCTTTAGAGTAAAAGCACAGATAGAAGCACTCAGTGATGAGGATTTCTATATCAAAAAGCTTGCCTTTGGCAAAGATGGCAAAAAAGTGCAAAAAAATAGAATCTATCTCAATGAAAAGCTTGCTATCATCAATATCCCACAAAGCGCACACGAATACATCGTAAATGGCAGAAGTGCTATCGAATGGATAATTGATAGGTATCAAATCAAAATCTACACAAACAGCCAGATTGAAAATAATCCAAATGAATATGAAGCTGAGAATGGCGCATTAAAAGGGCTTAAAGGTGGGCGATATGTGGCTTCGCTCCTCCTTAGCGTGATAGAAATGAGTGCGCGCACAATGGAGATTTTAGACGCCATGCCAGAATATAAGAGCTTAGATTCTCACTGATTTTCACTCGATTCTCATTTGTGGATTCTAGAATAGATTCTGGTTTGATTCCCTCTGAATTCTTCGGCAAGCCTAAATATGACGAGGGTGGCAAAATATTTTGTCCTAGATTCTAGAATCTAAGCTTTTTTGCTTATTTACAAAATCTAAACAAACTAAAATAAAATGCGCAAGAATCACTCTTAATAATAAAATCTTTTTTTGATTTCATTGATAATTGTTGTGATGTTTGGGGTTTTGTGATGTTTGCGATATTTGTGAAAGAAAAATTTTTTATTATCTGTGCGTTTGAAATTCTTTTTTTCAAATTCCAAAAACGTTTGCATAACCTCATCTACGCTCACACAATGTTTCATAAGGTGATTGTCAATGAGGTATTTATCATGATAGAGCCACAAAGAGCGCGTAGAAATCGTAGGAATCCCCAAAAAGCAAGCCTCTAAATTCATCGTGCCACCGCCACCAATAAGCATATCAATA carries:
- a CDS encoding type ISP restriction/modification enzyme codes for the protein MLFSMDDEKLFGTTIYELRFHKAIQDGLLSDYRVIVSVISESMAAKYLGEITKARENSKLDLYDAGQMIGFVNAIKKRKITFIDTDYGTSEEYFDDAKPMRRAVAFYSTIRNSKFATENFKKISHDIECNHIDGTHNAYEKTQKLHWLAGEDIEEIEEDIEDDASESQASDPSCRVLCNAKCLTEGIDVPNLDAVAFFQPRGSVVDVVQAVGRAIRKAEGKSYGYVILPVVLTEDELQSIDSALKSKKFNVIWEALKALRSHDERLIDSARINEVVSVIGESGSGREAIEATLFTLDELTEAMKSVIPKKLGDLEYWEQYALKVGDIMRKLSLRIKGLTEQNPDIANLFSRFCKSLQSNLNASFDIDEAITLIAQHIITKPIFECIFPDLDFSRFDKVSHELDKLYTTLLDFGLASETKILEEFYTSVRSNAEFAKSDKSKQELIKNLYNTLFKEAFKKTQEKLGIVYTPIEVVDFIIYSLEFVLNTHFGKSLGDTHINIYDPFTGTGTFITRLIQSGLLDSNLSYKYKNELWANEITLLGYYIAQINITATMHQRMQHLAESTNSHSEEVRSATEESINPEKDSKMRNQSLRARQKLSAAIQNLDADNMDSSLSTFPQNDNNISDDSDDKNDKRASDFILLDNLLFTDTFSSYTPDSRGFRGEVKQLNLQIPEYLAKNYAKIQELKQAEFKVILSNPPYSAGQNSANDDNKNTSYPALEKRIADTYQAKSLATKSKNTSYDTLKMAIRYATDRIESKGVVAFVTNGSFIDSNSDDGLRACLQSEFDYIYIFNLRGNARLQGEARQKEGGGVFGSGSRTPVAISILVKCDKQSSQNSCHTDLSCHTERSEVSKNNDRDSSVASLPQNDNREKTQNDNKKAKIYYYDIGDYLDRQSKLNIISNFKSIEGIEKAGKFTLITPNKDYDWINQRDYSYMKFISMGDSSHKLKPLPKINGKIQLEIFEIFSQGVVTGKDAWAFNFSKENLSKNIQLCLNTYNSEREKLAQNPNYQLSSDLTKVTWGGSLRKRVQSNYELQFNESKIKECLYRPFNKEWIYYDNGYNHSHYQLDKIYPADNYTNLVICVNDRGGGEFGSLILNQICDLHLFSQTQCFPLYYYEKIEPDQAKNLFDKSEVNGNDTYRRKDAIRDEALKEVQKIYKDESITKEDIFYYIYALLNHKTYKEKYRDNLSKMLPRLPFMQDFRGFEKAGRELAELHLNYESYVAESSAILTLRSEIDNIEQALKGSLFERDSLFRVKAQIEALSDEDFYIKKLAFGKDGKKVQKNRIYLNEKLAIINIPQSAHEYIVNGRSAIEWIIDRYQIKIYTNSQIENNPNEYEAENGALKGLKGGRYVASLLLSVIEMSARTMEILDAMPEYKSLDSH